The Culex quinquefasciatus strain JHB chromosome 2, VPISU_Cqui_1.0_pri_paternal, whole genome shotgun sequence genome contains the following window.
tagtatttttatgttttctcacaaaggtgatgtgcgtGCGATTTtactattgttttttttgctgttcaGCAACCAGTTCTTCGACTAACAAagtcattaaacaaaatttgaggaaattatgaaatataaaataagCGGATGTTCCTgttcttcataaatttatttactgaaaaatcgcatattttgaaattagttTCCTTAAATGTTATTTACTCGCAAATGGTGTAGTTTATCgaatgtaaagtaattttcgagtattattgttattattggcTTCATTAAAGCTACCGATTGTTAATTCaagtttacataaaaaaaaagtttgattttattttattcaaaaatatttattttggaaatttaactttttgtgataaaaatcaaaataaaaacataagaaaactattttatgtattttctgaaaattgctgacctacattttttctaaaaacaccaaatcgatcagtaaATCATTATCAAGATACTGTTTTTCGAACATACACATACTTATTTTGTAGCAAAGTTTTATGGAAAaacaaattaagcaaaattaacttgctttttagaacaaaaaaaaacttcgaaaaaaatgcgaaattccAGAGGAATACTCAATGGACAATCAaggcacagtggtccgaaaccgaaatctagcgtgacaatatTGGtggcggccacacgttaagatttagagctttggtgtcttcgggacaaattatcagggtcaataggggcatcttttggtatggtgaacattagggtggtcaaaattttagggtggttcagaattttttttttgagggatGCCGAGATAGCGcttcggtgtcttcagaaaagttgtagggaacaccattctgagcaactttgatgaagagcacaaagctctatcttcaaacaggaagtttctagagccatttttgtatttaaggTTGAGGTGGTAatgaaaaatcgagtttttttttttaatttatcaactcaagcttatgtcgtagcgagatggtgtcttctagacatttgtagagcttatcaaaacacacatttatcttccaaaaGAGCAAAAAtcgttatagccaaaatacgacgaaaaagacgccattttgaaatgtgaataacttgaaaagatggtggagtttgacctcgctcttagaagcatctgaaagtacacatcctagagtacatttgctgaaaatatctcggaggtcttttttgtgtaactcatttaatttcaattttgaaaataagaatttttcaatcgttttgccttactcactgaggtaaggctataatcctgctctaaaattgaactttttatttaaagctcgaaaacccaacTTGATGTTtacatattgactcagaatcgaaaactgaacaaatgtctgtgtgtatgtgtgtgtgtatgtgaccaacaatgtcactcagttttttgcccataacttttgatagaattaaccaaagttcgtttttcaagaataaaaatgttcattttgtcaagctttacaattgtctagaagggctaaaaaatgtacaaaatgatctagtggttgtaaaagtagaaacaagttttagctgaaatatttcagaaataaatattattatttcaattCATTGCAATGATGAAAATACccacataaaaaataaactgatttttttttcttacaataaaattttttattgttcataatttaactaaactctaaaaatatttaattctaCCAACAATTTGTCCATCTAACACGACGACAATCTCCAGTGGAACTGGGTGTCGTCTCGAGCGTTGATATTTCCACGCCATGTGAAGATCGATCCCCGGTTGGGATAGTCTGCCGAGTAGAGGAACTCATTCTCGTGGGTATTTCTGATCAGGTAGCGTCCATTGCCGAGTTCCTGAATGTCCCAACCGCCCTGGATCACGGGATGGCTTAGCTCCCAAACAAACACGTGGCGACGATCGCTGTCATAGGTGTAACCTGCCGCGTACAACTCGTTGGCCGTCCGGCTTGGCCGGATCCGGTAGTTGTCTCCGTCGCGGACAATGTTCCACTGTTGCCGGTTGTTGGACACGGTGACGTGACGCCGGTTCTCGTTGTAACGGCCTCCCAGGGCCAGATACTGGTTCTTATGGGCACTTTCGATCTCTACACAACCCGTTGGAATGGCCGCTCGGATGTCCGGGATGACCGCCAGGACCAGCAGGGTGACCACTGCCAGGAGTGGAACGGAGCGCTTGAAGACCATGTTGGAACTCTGTATTACTTGAACTATGGCTGAGCTGAACTGTGATCGCTGGTCTGGAGCGCAACCGTATTTATAGCTGCACTTTCACTTTTAGCCTTATCAATTTAGAAAGCGTTGCACAGTCGTAGATGCAGTAGATCCCTTCATTCTGTGGATTTCCCGCCATCAAATAATTAGACCGGTGTTTTGATCTACGATTCTCACGCGGGATAGCTTTCTGTTGTGACAACTTCCCAGATTGAAAAACTCGGTATTTTCCAAGCTTCTTATTTTTACAATGCAATCGAATGTAGGTAATGAAAGGTGATTGACTTTTAAcgcatttaaaaatctaaacaaattttcttaaagataaattaaaaaaaaaatatatcactcACCTCGGATGTGAAAAGTGGCAATCCACGCGGGAGCAGTTCATCCCGTAGCGGCACATCTTGCCGTTTCCGTTGCGCGTATCGCCTCCCTCCGTGGCCGCCGTCGACGCTCCCGTACCCGCACCACCCGCGCAAGCACCCGTGATCTGCGCCGACGATCGCACCATCTGGCGCTTCAAGTACTCGAGCTCCTTGTCCGTCTCGAGGCCACAGTTGATGGAGAGTATTTCCGGCAGGTCGGCCACGCGACTCTTCTGGTTTGTGGGGGTgaatttgttgcatttttcgcACCACGCCGGCGTTGTTTTCTCCACGGTTAGGGAGTTTTTCAGGATCGAAGCGAACGTGCCCTCGATGTGGCGCTGTGGCGCGGAACCGGTGCCGGAGCCGGTGGGGTAGAGCATGTTGCACACGAGCAGGATGTTCTTTTTGACGCGCTCGACGTTGCACTTGAGACAGCGTTGGATCGTTTTTTGTTGCGTTCCGAAGAGACGGCTGATTTCGGTATCGGTTTCCTTGTTTTGGGCGGTTCCTCCTCCTACTCCGGGCGAGGGTACCGGATCGGGTGATTCGGGGGTTGTCGTCGCCGGGTCGGAATCGTTGCTGGCTTCGAGGAATTGGAACTTTTCGTTTTGTGAGTTGTACTGTTGGACTTCGCTGTCGAGCATTTCTTGGCAGTCTTGCGGGATTCCCGTCGTGGCCTCGTTTTTCTTGATTGCTTCCAGCAGTTCGTAGTGCATTTGGTGGAGAATGAATCGGTTCCAGTTTTGAATCAAGCTGCATAGATTTAGGCTAGCGTTGTTGCTCCGATCAGAGGAAAGGATTAATCCGAGTGCGGCCGCCTCCGGTACGGTACGGAACGAACGCAGGAAATTGCTGGCCTGGCATGGTTGATTGGAGAAGCCAAGATCGAGCATGTGAAATAGGAAGCCCAGCTCACAAGCGAGGCAAAATTCCTTCGAGCAGCAGTGCGACAGGATGGCCTTCCGCAGCGGAACGATAAAGTACAGGGACTGCAGCATGGCGTTGCAGTAGGCGTTCGGGAGGTTGGCCTCCAAGCCGACAAATCCTGTCTGGTTGTaagattcaaaatcaaattcctCAAAGCCGAGTTTGCTGTACTTGACCTCGACCTTGCGGTACCGACGAGGAACCAGCTTCATTCCCTGTTCCGTGGTGCCCTTTTGCGAGCTGCTAACCGGAGTTGCGTTCGTGTTTGAGGCAGAGCTCTTGTCCATCATGTACGGGATCTGATTGCGCAGTGATGTCTTCGGGTTTGGAGCGTATCCGATTGGTCCTTGCATCTTCATCGTGGAGTTGATTTCCGACGGGATGGCTTTCGGTTTGAGATACTCGTAACTGTTCAGGAATTCGGGCCAATCGCTTAGCCAACGTGTTCCGGTGGTCAGATGTGGAAGCAGTATCGAGGATAGTGGGAAGTTCTTATCGGTGATGGACACCATTGGCAGCGGTTCAACTGTGTCGGCGAATTCAGTTTCTCTTGAAAACGGGTTGAATTGCAGCGCTggtgtgtttattttgacggcAGCTACCAAGTTGATGTGACCGGATTGGTCTCCGAATGCCATCGCTTGGCTGGACGAACTGATGTCAAAGGTCAGACATTGGCTGCCACTGGTATTAATCTGGAACATGCAAACTCTGGGCTCGCTTAGTTCCACAGTGTCTACCAGTTGCAGCTGACCCAACGGAGAAACGACGGCTAGCCGATCAGTGTGCGACGGCAAGAATCGCATCAGCTGAGGTTCCACCAGGCATTGGATTGGCGAAACCAGCCGCAACATCCGCATATCGTAAACCATCAGAAATCGGTCGATTGCCAAATTTCCCTGCCGTCCACTAAATCCACACGAGATCAGATAATTCCCCTGAACGTCAAAGTCGGACAGACTTCCCGAGTGGGTCAGCAGCTCATGTTCCGCAGACAAACTATTCGGATCACGAAGCGTGATCTTCCCGAAAGGATCTCCATCGCACAGATAACGCGAGTGCAGTCGCAAAATTGCACACCCATTCTGTCCGGCCGGAACGGAACCTACCTCACTGTACGTGGCCACGTCGAAATCGATCAACTCGCTCTGATGACCCCCGAGAAGCATTCTGTTCCTATTCGGCTGATGTTCAATCATACACACCATATCGACCGCCTTCTCCGACCGATAGGTAAACTTCGGAATGCCACGTCGAATCTGATGTCTCAGCGTGGTGCTGGTCAACGCCAAAATCCCAGAATCAATCGTAAATATCTGCCGAACCATTTCATTTGAGTGCACCTGGAACGAAGTGTACTTTTGCATCGTTCCACCGCAGTACGACGTTACGTGGCCACCCTGGTTCCCCATCCACACGAGCTCCTCGCGCGAATCAAACGCCATCGCGGACACCCCGAATCGATCCCCACCGTCCGCCAGTATCATCCCATGTTCCATCAGCTCCGGCTCCCCAAACCCAATGTTGAACGTGCCGTAATCAATCTCCGGATTGTCGTACACTAAAAAATCAGACAAAAAAAAGGTAAGTAAcccaaacaagaaaaaaaagtgaaatccgCCGACGAAACCTACTTGTCAGCGTGATAATGTCCTCGGCCCGGTTCCCCGGATCGCCGCTCATGTAAACGTAATCCATTTCGACCGCGTCGTGCTGCTCGGGACCTGCTCAGCCGGAAATCATCCGGAATACGACGCACTTTCCAcggaaaaatcaacaattttcacttgcgaaacaaaaaaacaacaaagtgCGACGAAAAACTCTCttctttttgcttatttttatgCAGTTTGACAGCTTGCGGGACCGTTATAGCGTTTTTCGCTCTGGGAGAGAGCGGAGAGAGCACACAAACAACGGTACCGTTTGAGCGAGcgtaaacaaaacaaacgatCAGCTGATTGGTGATTGGGGAGAGGGATGCAGTTTTGCACAGCCGGCTTTGGGGTGGGAGATTGTTTGTCTTGGAGAGGGGGAGGGATGGAGGGGGAGAATTGAGAGCATAGAatcaaatgacatttttaaggatTGATTTACCGTTATTTTTGAAGGATTCTGTTGCAAtgctttttttatgaaattgtttaaacctcctccgtgtacgcacgagtgcaagcagcagtcaagtgctcagtgctccatcgtttttttcgaaaattttcgccgtaatttaccgtgattagtcgcgagtttgctccaatagcatgccaagggccggccgtggccgtggcagttcgagtgcggcctcgaaaaacccgcgaagttcgtctaccggccgtgtgcaaaaaggtaaacaaaccaacgccgcgtcgaccgccatcgcgccggggagtgtgagcgccaaaggattcgaccccaagttactacacgctaattaccgcgtccaggatcgcagccctattaggctccgttcagctacttccggcaatccgtcgaccgatggcgcttcaacatccgccaacattcccaccagtaacaagttcgcgaggctgagtgacgaggaaagcagctacaacaacaccgacggtagcactaccgacgacgacgacgacgatggtcgtgcacggaaaaaagtgccgacgccaaaaaaagtaattactccaaaggaacgacgaccaccaccaatttttgttttggacacgttggcggacgatgttgacgagcagctggaaggcctcgtgtactgcctcaaaataggtaaagcgtcagtgcaagtgttcacatttgaccaaaagaacttcgacctggttgtggagaaatttaagcgtaaaaacttcaaattctacacatttgaccccgcgcagaagaccgctgtaaagattgtcttgcagggtaccaagaccgcccgacctccgtcctcaaggagcacctctcgggtgccggaataacgccgcgagacataaagtcctctcgcggaagacaacagtcacaggtacacacacactgtacctgttgtacttcgaccgcggcaccgtcaagattcaagacctgcggcggactaaggcgttggacggtttttgggtaaactggcggttttactccaaaaatccgacggacgcagcgcaatgtcaccgttgccagaaattcggccacggctcgcggaactgcaacctccagccccgctgcgtgaagtgcggtgagtcacacctctcggaggtgtgcgcactgccacgaaaggcggacttgggggaaaacg
Protein-coding sequences here:
- the LOC6037230 gene encoding LOW QUALITY PROTEIN: PAN2-PAN3 deadenylation complex catalytic subunit PAN2 (The sequence of the model RefSeq protein was modified relative to this genomic sequence to represent the inferred CDS: inserted 1 base in 1 codon), translated to MDYVYMSGDPGNRAEDIITLTMYDNPEIDYGTFNIGFGEPELMEHGMILADGGDRFGVSAMAFDSREELVWMGNQGGHVTSYCGGTMQKYTSFQVHSNEMVRQIFTIDSGILALTSTTLRHQIRRGIPKFTYRSEKAVDMVCMIEHQPNRNRMLLGGHQSELIDFDVATYSEVGSVPAGQNGCAILRLHSRYLCDGDPFGKITLRDPNSLSAEHELLTHSGSLSDFDVQGNYLISCGFSGRQGNLAIDRFLMVYDMRMLRLVSPIQCLVEPQLMRFLPSHTDRLAVVSPLGQLQLVDTVELSEPRVCMFQINTSGSQCLTFDISSSSQAMAFGDQSGHINLVAAVKINTPALQFNPFSRETEFADTVEPLPMVSITDKNFPLSSILLPHLTTGTRWLSDWPEFLNSYEYLKPKAIPSEINSTMKMQGPIGYAPNPKTSLRNQIPYMMDKSSASNTNATPVSSSQKGTTEQGMKLVPRRYRKVEVKYSKLGFEEFDFESYNQTGFVGLEANLPNAYCNAMLQSLYFIVPLRKAILSHCCSKEFCLACELGFLFHMLDLGFSNQPCQASNFLRSFRTVPEAAALGLILSSDRSNNASLNLCSLIQNWNRFILHQMHYELLEAIKKNEATTGIPQDCQEMLDSEVQQYNSQNEKFQFLEASNDSDPATTTPESPDPVPSPGVGGGTAQNKETDTEISRLFGTQQKTIQRCLKCNVERVKKNILLVCNMLYPTGSGTGSAPQRHIEGTFASILKNSLTVEKTTPAWCEKCNKFTPTNQKSRVADLPEILSINCGLETDKELEYLKRQMVRSSAQITGACAGGAGTGASTAATEGGDTRNGNGKMCRYGMNCSRVDCHFSHPRKSSPIVITSASQVQPKSWFPLSFRMTLDEQDNLEVGSLKGASSSVSYSDDNESEQEAKPFRKSKRYSLSAAVCYINDGAQRNLVALIHVPKSYHDLKQNRGGESSTGISGVDFTDGSWYIFNDFSISPVSVQEAVWFTLDWKVPCVLFYTSTTLKNEEDENKDSLNHPTPSRTTCSLPIRTPMXIADKNFKPLTPGEIFQAGDLVAMDAEFVTLNPEESEIRSDGKMSTVKPSHMSVARITCIRGQGKDEAVPFVDDYISTQEQVVDYLTKFSGIKPGDLDANFSNKRLTTLKNSYQKLRYLVDSGVIFVGHGLKNDFRVINIIVPPEQIVDTVHLFHLPHHRMVSLRFLAWQFLGIKIQSETHDSVEDARTALQLYKHYLKLNAKDEFTMALSQLYETGKKLQWKVPD